The following proteins come from a genomic window of Actinomarinicola tropica:
- a CDS encoding bifunctional 3,4-dihydroxy-2-butanone-4-phosphate synthase/GTP cyclohydrolase II, whose translation MSGPSDHPTDADDGAVRPTFAPIPDAVAAIARGEIVVVVDDEDRENEGDLIMAAEAATPEKLAFFVRHTSGVICVGLTGERCDQLGLPLMVADNTEYQRTAFTHTVDYRHGTTTGISAADRTATILALADPHVAWSDFNRPGHIFPLRARDGGVLKRAGHTEAAVDLARLAGMQPAGALCEIVNDDGTMARVPELARFAEEHGLLMISIADLIRYRRAHEKLVERTGEGRVPTRFGDFQAFAYRSVLDGTEHVAFVRGEVAGEEPVLVRVHSECLTGDIFGSLRCDCGPQLHAALERIAAEGTGVVVYLRGHEGRGIGLGHKLRAYGLQDTGVDTVDANLALGLPVDSREYGIGAQILVDLGIQRLRVLTNNPAKYGGLQGYGLEIVERVPIQPAANAENINYLRAKQARLGHILEGLDEYGQSDDADEPTVEPHGG comes from the coding sequence GTGAGCGGACCGTCCGACCACCCCACCGACGCCGACGACGGCGCGGTGCGCCCGACCTTCGCACCCATCCCCGACGCCGTGGCCGCCATCGCCCGTGGCGAGATCGTCGTCGTCGTGGACGACGAGGACCGGGAGAACGAGGGCGACCTCATCATGGCGGCCGAGGCCGCCACCCCCGAGAAGCTGGCCTTCTTCGTCCGGCACACCTCGGGCGTGATCTGCGTCGGTCTCACCGGCGAGCGGTGCGACCAGCTCGGTCTGCCGCTGATGGTGGCCGACAACACCGAGTACCAGCGGACGGCGTTCACCCACACGGTCGACTACCGCCACGGCACGACGACGGGCATCTCCGCCGCCGACCGCACCGCCACGATCCTCGCGCTCGCCGACCCGCACGTCGCCTGGAGCGACTTCAACCGGCCGGGCCACATCTTCCCGCTGCGGGCGCGCGACGGCGGGGTGCTCAAGCGCGCCGGGCACACCGAGGCCGCGGTCGACCTGGCCCGGTTGGCGGGGATGCAGCCGGCTGGGGCGCTGTGCGAGATCGTCAACGACGACGGCACGATGGCGCGCGTCCCCGAGCTCGCCCGCTTCGCCGAGGAGCACGGGCTCCTGATGATCTCGATCGCCGACCTCATCCGGTACCGGCGGGCGCACGAGAAGCTCGTGGAGCGGACGGGGGAGGGGCGGGTCCCCACCCGGTTCGGCGACTTCCAGGCCTTCGCCTACCGGTCCGTCCTCGACGGCACAGAGCACGTGGCGTTCGTCCGCGGCGAGGTCGCGGGGGAGGAACCGGTCCTCGTCCGGGTCCACAGCGAGTGCCTGACCGGCGACATCTTCGGCTCGCTCCGCTGCGACTGCGGCCCGCAGCTGCACGCCGCGCTCGAACGGATCGCGGCCGAGGGCACCGGCGTCGTCGTCTACCTGCGGGGCCACGAGGGGCGGGGCATCGGCCTCGGGCACAAGCTGCGGGCCTACGGGCTGCAGGACACGGGCGTCGACACCGTCGACGCCAACCTCGCGCTCGGCCTGCCGGTCGACAGCCGCGAGTACGGCATCGGCGCCCAGATCCTCGTCGACCTCGGCATCCAGCGGCTGCGTGTGCTCACCAACAACCCGGCCAAGTACGGCGGTCTGCAGGGCTACGGCCTGGAGATCGTCGAACGGGTGCCGATCCAGCCGGCGGCCAACGCCGAGAACATCAACTACCTGCGGGCCAAGCAGGCCCGCCTCGGCCACATCCTGGAGGGACTCGATGAGTACGGACAGTCCGACGACGCCGACGAGCCGACCGTGGAGCCCCACGGTGGTTGA
- the ribH gene encoding 6,7-dimethyl-8-ribityllumazine synthase, giving the protein MRIGIVCGRFNDLVTERLLAGAEGGLRRHGVDGDDVTVVWVPGGYEIPLVARRLAASGGCDAVIALGAVIRGATGHYDQVANQVAAGLQRASMDTDVPVVFGVLTVESIEQALERAGTKAGNKGEEAAVTAIEMVDVLRRLPGPSA; this is encoded by the coding sequence ATGCGGATCGGCATCGTGTGCGGCCGCTTCAACGACCTCGTCACCGAGCGGCTGCTCGCCGGGGCCGAGGGCGGGCTGCGGCGCCACGGCGTCGACGGCGACGACGTCACCGTCGTCTGGGTCCCCGGGGGGTACGAGATCCCGCTGGTCGCCCGCCGCCTGGCCGCGTCGGGCGGGTGCGACGCGGTCATCGCCCTCGGCGCCGTGATCCGTGGCGCCACCGGCCACTACGACCAGGTCGCGAACCAGGTCGCCGCCGGGCTCCAGCGGGCGTCGATGGACACCGACGTGCCCGTGGTGTTCGGCGTCCTCACCGTCGAGTCGATCGAGCAGGCGCTCGAGCGCGCCGGGACCAAGGCCGGCAACAAGGGCGAGGAGGCGGCGGTGACGGCCATCGAGATGGTCGACGTCCTGCGCCGGCTGCCGGGGCCCTCGGCGTGA
- a CDS encoding cold-shock protein, with product MSRRAGTVVAFDDDKGYGEVGGDDDRWFFHCTAIADGSRTIEVGAPVSFRVVPGRLGRWEAADLRPRPT from the coding sequence GTGAGCCGGCGCGCGGGGACCGTGGTCGCCTTCGACGACGACAAGGGCTACGGCGAGGTCGGTGGTGACGACGACCGCTGGTTCTTCCACTGCACCGCGATCGCCGACGGCTCCCGCACCATCGAGGTCGGGGCACCGGTCAGCTTCCGCGTGGTGCCGGGGCGGCTCGGGCGGTGGGAGGCCGCCGACCTGCGGCCCCGCCCGACCTAA
- a CDS encoding DUF1844 domain-containing protein: MSLWTPGGEHPVDRDRDAGSSPGTSGPADAGGPDILAGLSEEQRAEFDRLSPEDQEQAKLMIAQMAESRRQVLSTPAAVVIGNHAMGLYELAAIHLGAEQPQLEEAKLAIDALAALLDAVDGHLGEDGDTMRDALAQIQLAFVQIRAGLEGEQQGPPTDQPEG; encoded by the coding sequence ATGAGCCTCTGGACCCCCGGCGGGGAGCACCCCGTCGACCGCGACCGCGACGCCGGTTCCTCCCCGGGAACCTCCGGCCCCGCCGACGCCGGCGGGCCCGACATCCTCGCCGGTCTCTCCGAGGAGCAGCGCGCCGAGTTCGACCGCCTCTCCCCCGAGGACCAGGAGCAGGCGAAGCTCATGATCGCCCAGATGGCCGAGTCGCGCCGCCAGGTGCTCTCCACCCCGGCGGCGGTCGTCATCGGGAACCACGCCATGGGCCTCTACGAGCTCGCGGCCATCCACCTCGGCGCCGAGCAGCCCCAGCTCGAGGAGGCCAAGCTGGCCATCGACGCGCTGGCCGCCCTGCTCGACGCGGTCGACGGCCACCTCGGCGAGGACGGCGACACCATGCGCGACGCCCTGGCCCAGATCCAGCTGGCGTTCGTCCAGATCCGCGCCGGCCTCGAGGGCGAGCAGCAGGGGCCACCCACCGACCAGCCCGAGGGTTAG